A portion of the Microlunatus phosphovorus NM-1 genome contains these proteins:
- a CDS encoding FAD-dependent oxidoreductase, whose protein sequence is MPEDRADLQPLAVAIIGAGPSGIYAAEALTHQLDVPVDVTVIDRLPVPFGLVRYGVAPDHPSIRSVRNTLERTLEKPGVRFYGNVSIGADLTVDELRDSVDAVIYAFGAGSDKRLDIPGEDLYGSVAAAEFVSWYCGHPDVHPDTGGAVLGATEDGDEGSVGEGRTGEGRPNRLEAEHFAQLVATTREAVVVGVGNVALDVARILTKRTGELDATDMADEVLDSLGRTTVCDVHVLGRRGPAHTAFTTKELRELGQLPDVDLLVDPLDLVLDETSLAVVASDKVAARNLVVLREWADRPVGQASRRVHLHFWTRPVRLIGTERVSGVEVERTALAADGSVVGRGEPRVIPAQLVVRSVGYRGEPLPGVPHDARTGRVPHAEGRVIRDGEFSPDEYVTGWVKRGPTGVIGTNKSDAVETVTSLLHDVSDGALLPQGRVGLLAKLFAERGIEPVGIDGWHRIDAAELELGQSHGRVRTTLAHRSDLLAAAESVD, encoded by the coding sequence GTGCCTGAGGACAGAGCAGACCTCCAGCCGCTGGCGGTGGCGATCATCGGTGCCGGCCCATCGGGGATCTATGCGGCCGAGGCGCTGACCCACCAGCTCGACGTACCGGTCGACGTCACGGTCATCGACCGGCTGCCGGTGCCGTTCGGACTCGTGCGCTACGGCGTCGCTCCGGACCACCCGTCGATCCGTTCGGTACGCAACACGCTGGAGCGGACGCTGGAGAAGCCGGGAGTCCGCTTCTACGGCAATGTGTCGATCGGCGCCGACCTGACCGTGGACGAGTTGCGGGACAGCGTGGACGCGGTGATCTACGCGTTCGGCGCGGGCAGCGACAAGCGGCTCGACATTCCTGGTGAGGACCTTTACGGCAGTGTGGCCGCCGCGGAGTTCGTCTCCTGGTATTGCGGACATCCCGATGTCCACCCCGACACTGGCGGTGCGGTCCTCGGTGCAACTGAGGATGGCGATGAGGGCAGCGTCGGCGAGGGTCGAACGGGGGAGGGCAGGCCGAACCGGTTGGAGGCGGAGCATTTCGCTCAACTGGTGGCGACCACACGTGAGGCCGTCGTCGTAGGCGTAGGCAATGTGGCGCTCGATGTCGCCCGGATCCTCACCAAACGGACCGGTGAGCTGGACGCCACCGACATGGCCGACGAGGTGCTCGACTCGTTGGGTCGCACCACGGTTTGCGACGTGCATGTGCTCGGTCGTCGAGGGCCGGCGCATACGGCCTTCACCACCAAGGAGCTGCGCGAACTGGGCCAGCTGCCCGATGTCGATCTGCTGGTCGATCCGCTGGATCTGGTGCTGGACGAGACCAGCCTGGCCGTCGTCGCTTCGGACAAGGTGGCGGCCCGCAACCTCGTCGTACTCCGGGAGTGGGCCGATCGCCCGGTCGGCCAGGCGTCGCGTCGGGTGCATCTGCACTTCTGGACTCGGCCGGTTCGGCTGATCGGGACGGAGCGGGTCAGTGGGGTCGAGGTCGAACGCACCGCGCTCGCGGCCGACGGCTCTGTCGTAGGTCGGGGGGAGCCGCGGGTCATCCCCGCGCAGCTCGTGGTTCGTTCGGTCGGCTATCGCGGCGAACCGCTGCCCGGCGTACCCCACGACGCTCGCACCGGCAGGGTGCCGCACGCCGAGGGCCGGGTGATCCGCGACGGCGAGTTCTCACCCGACGAATACGTGACGGGCTGGGTCAAGCGCGGCCCCACCGGGGTGATCGGCACCAACAAGTCCGACGCCGTGGAGACCGTCACCTCGCTGCTGCATGACGTCAGCGATGGGGCGCTGCTGCCTCAAGGCCGGGTCGGGCTGCTGGCGAAGCTCTTTGCCGAACGGGGGATCGAGCCTGTCGGCATCGACGGCTGGCACCGGATCGACGCCGCCGAGCTGGAACTGGGCCAGTCGCACGGTCGGGTACGGACCACCTTGGCCCATCGCAGCGACCTGCTGGCCGCGGCCGAATCCGTTGATTAG
- a CDS encoding Rne/Rng family ribonuclease, whose amino-acid sequence MLDHEPDTSNIDNPGSSPAAAPTSADPASTEAAPPRRRRRAATRKAGPPSVSAPAMTAEADPAVSAEAAHAGAVPVATEVEAAASGTAAAPTESVPTEATPVADAAGKPAEEKPAAKKATRKRAAKAPAEGSSTTRTPRKRATKKAAAAASAPTQPAATEPAASEPTGDAGQQNVDAAAALDEIRLALVAEQPAAAMAEATASAPADDAKAEPTVGSPAADATTEVSSATDVAPTSEVGEITQPIESDEAAEAEEEAAPAEQAETDLAGADQAGPGEITTDESESSETDESQIGESQIGESQIGEAETSATAESATTESDETASDANEQTAESDEDEDGTPRRRRRRRGGRRRRRGPDAENDNRRDDAEQDGDTSAPESNAANPPAAPTPAANDAEDGASSGDTADAESGSDESSEDGGQRRRRRRRRRRGEDNAPAADDPVDVVVRVREPRSRKQAAQEVSGIEGSTRMEAKRQRRREGREAGRRRVPILSEAEFLARRESVVRKMIIRQREELSQIAVLEDDILVEHYVDRESAASLIGNVYLGRVQNVLPSMEAAFIDIGRGRNAVLYAGEIDWDSFGANGQQRKVENVLKSGQTVLVQVTKDPVGAKGARLTSHVTLPGRYIVYAPGGHLSGISRKLPDTERRRLKAILNELVPNEASVIVRTAAEGASEDELVRDVNRLKAQWEDIERKVKAGGAPKLLYGEPDLTVRIVRDLFTEDFAELIIQGNGSMTDAYDAVDAYVGHVAPHLHDRMRRWDTAAEGDLFASYRLDEQIAKALERKVFLPSGGSLIIDRTEAMTVIDVNTGKFTGSGGNLEATVTSNNLEAAEEIVRQLRLRDIGGIIVIDFIDMVLPSNRELLLRRLVECLGRDRTRHQVAEVTSLGLVQMTRKKIGTGLLEAFSVECEHCHGRGYEVSDVPVETQKQPDGGSRDQRGRGRGRGNSSNSSSNGSARPPFPMPAPPLNRPEPVPVVAVSEPAEAGSEPVEAATADSAVGQDVVTTD is encoded by the coding sequence ATGCTCGATCACGAGCCCGACACGTCCAACATCGACAACCCAGGCAGCAGTCCGGCCGCCGCACCGACGTCCGCCGATCCGGCGTCCACCGAAGCTGCGCCGCCGCGCAGGCGCCGCCGCGCAGCTACCCGGAAGGCCGGCCCGCCATCGGTCAGCGCACCGGCGATGACCGCCGAGGCCGACCCTGCGGTGAGCGCTGAGGCTGCTCACGCCGGGGCCGTCCCCGTGGCGACCGAGGTCGAGGCTGCCGCGTCAGGCACCGCCGCGGCGCCGACCGAGAGTGTGCCGACCGAGGCGACGCCGGTCGCGGATGCTGCAGGGAAGCCGGCCGAGGAGAAGCCGGCGGCCAAGAAGGCCACCCGCAAGCGGGCCGCGAAGGCGCCGGCCGAGGGCAGCAGCACAACCCGTACGCCACGCAAGCGCGCCACCAAGAAGGCGGCAGCCGCGGCGAGCGCCCCGACGCAGCCGGCCGCCACCGAGCCCGCAGCGTCCGAGCCGACCGGTGACGCCGGTCAGCAGAACGTCGACGCCGCGGCTGCGCTCGATGAGATCAGGCTGGCATTGGTGGCTGAGCAGCCGGCGGCTGCGATGGCCGAAGCGACAGCTTCGGCGCCCGCGGACGACGCGAAGGCGGAGCCGACTGTGGGCAGCCCGGCCGCGGACGCGACCACGGAGGTCAGCTCGGCGACGGATGTTGCCCCGACCAGCGAGGTCGGCGAGATCACCCAGCCCATCGAGAGCGATGAGGCTGCCGAAGCCGAAGAGGAAGCGGCACCGGCCGAGCAGGCCGAGACAGACTTGGCTGGCGCAGACCAGGCCGGGCCCGGCGAGATCACGACCGACGAGTCCGAATCGAGTGAGACCGACGAGTCTCAGATCGGCGAGTCTCAGATCGGCGAGTCTCAGATCGGCGAGGCGGAGACCTCGGCCACGGCTGAATCGGCCACGACCGAATCGGACGAGACAGCCTCGGACGCCAACGAGCAGACCGCCGAATCTGACGAGGACGAGGACGGTACGCCACGTCGGCGCCGTCGTCGCCGGGGAGGTCGGCGTCGTCGCCGGGGTCCGGACGCCGAGAACGACAATCGTCGTGACGATGCTGAGCAGGACGGCGACACGTCGGCGCCCGAGTCCAATGCCGCCAACCCTCCGGCCGCTCCGACCCCCGCCGCCAACGACGCCGAGGATGGCGCGAGTAGCGGCGACACTGCCGATGCCGAGTCAGGTTCCGACGAGAGCAGTGAGGACGGCGGACAGCGTCGCCGTCGTCGTCGGCGTCGTCGGCGCGGTGAGGACAACGCACCGGCCGCCGATGACCCGGTCGACGTGGTGGTCCGCGTACGCGAGCCCAGATCGCGCAAGCAGGCCGCTCAGGAGGTCAGCGGGATCGAGGGATCGACCCGGATGGAGGCCAAGCGGCAGCGGCGGCGCGAGGGCCGCGAGGCGGGACGTCGCCGCGTACCGATCCTGAGCGAGGCCGAGTTCTTGGCCCGGCGCGAGTCCGTGGTTCGCAAGATGATCATCCGGCAGCGCGAGGAACTGTCGCAGATCGCGGTGCTCGAGGACGACATCCTCGTCGAGCACTACGTCGACCGCGAGTCGGCCGCATCCTTGATCGGCAACGTCTACCTCGGTCGGGTGCAGAACGTGCTGCCCTCGATGGAGGCGGCGTTCATCGACATCGGCCGGGGCCGCAATGCGGTGCTCTATGCAGGCGAGATCGACTGGGACTCCTTCGGAGCCAACGGCCAGCAGCGCAAGGTCGAGAATGTCCTCAAATCCGGTCAGACCGTGCTGGTGCAGGTCACCAAGGACCCGGTCGGCGCCAAGGGCGCTCGCCTGACCAGCCACGTCACGCTGCCCGGCCGCTACATCGTGTACGCACCCGGCGGCCATCTGTCCGGCATCTCGCGCAAGCTGCCCGACACCGAACGCCGGCGGCTCAAGGCGATCCTCAACGAGCTGGTCCCGAACGAGGCGAGCGTCATCGTGCGTACCGCCGCCGAGGGCGCCAGCGAGGACGAGCTGGTCCGCGACGTCAACCGGCTCAAGGCGCAATGGGAGGACATCGAGCGCAAGGTCAAGGCCGGTGGCGCGCCGAAGCTCCTCTACGGGGAGCCCGATCTCACCGTACGGATCGTCCGGGACCTGTTCACCGAGGACTTCGCCGAGCTGATCATCCAGGGCAACGGCTCGATGACCGACGCGTACGACGCCGTGGACGCCTACGTGGGTCACGTCGCGCCGCACCTGCATGACCGGATGCGGCGCTGGGACACGGCGGCCGAAGGTGACCTGTTCGCCAGCTACCGGTTGGACGAGCAGATCGCGAAGGCCCTGGAGCGCAAGGTGTTCCTGCCCTCCGGCGGCTCCTTGATCATCGACCGCACCGAGGCGATGACGGTGATCGACGTCAACACCGGCAAGTTCACCGGCAGCGGCGGCAACCTCGAGGCGACCGTGACCAGCAACAACCTGGAGGCGGCCGAGGAGATCGTGCGCCAGCTCCGGCTGCGCGACATCGGCGGCATCATCGTGATCGACTTCATCGACATGGTGCTGCCCAGCAACCGTGAGCTGCTGCTCCGTCGCCTGGTCGAGTGCCTAGGGCGCGACCGGACGCGGCATCAGGTCGCCGAGGTGACCAGCCTCGGACTGGTGCAGATGACCCGGAAGAAGATCGGCACGGGCCTGCTGGAGGCGTTCAGCGTCGAGTGCGAGCACTGCCATGGTCGTGGGTACGAGGTCAGCGATGTCCCGGTGGAGACGCAGAAGCAGCCGGACGGCGGCTCGCGGGATCAGCGTGGCCGGGGTCGTGGGCGCGGCAACTCGTCGAACTCGAGCTCGAACGGTTCGGCCAGGCCGCCGTTCCCGATGCCGGCGCCACCCTTGAATCGTCCTGAGCCGGTGCCCGTTGTGGCCGTCTCGGAGCCTGCCGAAGCCGGGTCGGAGCCTGTCGAGGCTGCGACAGCAGACAGTGCCGTCGGGCAGGACGTGGTCACCACCGACTGA
- a CDS encoding TIGR03936 family radical SAM-associated protein, which yields MTSRPQPEQQAPPVQWLRIRYARRGRARFTSHRDFGRAFERALRRARVPMAYSSGFSPHPRISYANASPTGSASEAEYVEIGLAEQCDPEQVRASLDEALPIGLDIVAVQVAPGDTLADLLTASRWRIDVVGIEPVVAERAVETFLARESVEVSRMTKSGLRTFDARGAVLQLRYEPGRLISTIAHQVPLVRPDDLLSALAEVEPDWRPTHPPLLTRLSQGRLDSTTGEITPPL from the coding sequence GTGACGTCTCGCCCCCAGCCGGAACAACAGGCGCCGCCGGTGCAGTGGCTGCGTATCCGGTACGCCCGGCGCGGCCGAGCGCGCTTCACCAGCCACCGCGACTTCGGTCGCGCGTTCGAGCGGGCGTTGCGCCGGGCGCGGGTGCCGATGGCGTACTCGTCAGGATTCTCACCGCACCCGCGGATCTCGTACGCCAACGCCTCGCCCACCGGTTCGGCAAGTGAGGCAGAGTATGTCGAGATCGGGTTGGCGGAGCAGTGTGACCCGGAGCAGGTCCGGGCGTCGCTGGACGAAGCCCTGCCGATAGGGCTGGACATCGTCGCCGTGCAGGTGGCACCGGGCGACACGCTGGCCGACCTGCTCACGGCCTCCCGGTGGCGGATCGATGTGGTCGGCATCGAACCCGTTGTCGCCGAGCGTGCAGTGGAGACGTTCCTGGCGCGAGAATCGGTCGAGGTCTCGCGGATGACCAAGTCCGGACTGCGCACCTTCGATGCCCGGGGCGCGGTGCTCCAGTTGCGCTACGAACCAGGGCGGCTGATCTCGACCATTGCTCACCAAGTGCCGCTGGTCAGGCCGGATGATCTGCTCAGCGCGCTGGCTGAAGTGGAGCCGGACTGGCGTCCGACCCATCCGCCGCTGTTGACCCGGTTGTCCCAAGGCCGCCTCGACTCGACCACCGGGGAGATCACCCCGCCCCTGTGA
- a CDS encoding ArsR/SmtB family transcription factor: protein MTASLFEVVAEPHRRRILDALRDGDRSVTELVELVGLAQPTVSKHLKTLRDAELVVVRPEAQRRWYRLRPEPLRELDQWLEPYRRTWARRLDALGDHLDRMEENDD from the coding sequence ATGACCGCCAGCCTGTTCGAGGTCGTGGCCGAGCCGCACCGCCGTCGGATCCTGGATGCCCTCCGCGACGGCGATCGCTCGGTCACCGAGCTGGTCGAGCTGGTCGGTCTCGCCCAGCCGACAGTGTCGAAACACCTGAAGACGCTTCGCGATGCCGAGTTGGTCGTGGTGCGGCCGGAGGCGCAACGCCGCTGGTACCGACTACGGCCCGAGCCGCTGCGCGAGCTCGACCAGTGGCTGGAGCCCTATCGCCGCACGTGGGCGCGTCGCCTCGACGCCCTCGGCGACCACCTCGATCGGATGGAGGAGAACGATGACTGA
- a CDS encoding SRPBCC domain-containing protein translates to MTDLEAVDALAGAADLGELIHEGDRVGLRFVRRYRHPVERVWRALTESDQLRFWMPCDIVGERRAEAPITLPFWPGHVAKYGITEPVLSGEIQIWEPPSRFGWTWGGDVLLWELASVADGTELTFTTWPADPDLAGAVSSAAGYHICLTELILLLDRGSAPPMTEIDAVVFRFEEAYKQRFGLG, encoded by the coding sequence ATGACTGACCTGGAAGCTGTCGACGCCTTGGCAGGTGCCGCGGACCTGGGCGAGCTGATCCACGAGGGCGACCGAGTGGGCCTGCGGTTCGTCCGCCGCTACCGCCACCCGGTCGAACGAGTCTGGCGTGCGCTCACCGAATCCGATCAACTGCGGTTCTGGATGCCCTGCGACATCGTCGGCGAGCGCCGGGCCGAAGCACCGATCACGTTGCCGTTCTGGCCCGGGCACGTGGCGAAGTACGGCATCACCGAGCCTGTGCTGAGCGGCGAGATCCAGATCTGGGAGCCGCCCAGCCGATTCGGCTGGACCTGGGGCGGCGATGTGCTGCTCTGGGAGTTGGCCTCGGTCGCCGACGGCACCGAGCTCACCTTCACCACCTGGCCGGCCGACCCTGACCTGGCGGGCGCTGTCAGCTCCGCAGCCGGCTACCACATCTGCCTGACCGAGCTCATCCTGCTGCTCGATCGCGGCAGCGCACCCCCGATGACCGAGATCGACGCGGTCGTGTTCCGGTTCGAGGAGGCGTACAAGCAGCGCTTCGGTCTCGGCTGA
- a CDS encoding FAD-binding oxidoreductase, with protein sequence MTIDLTAGRPQPADSTSTAAAALRELASCPVHLRTDPGYDESRLAWNRAVEQRPAAVAKPKTAHDVSRLVRLAAELGLRIAPQSTGHNAGPLAQRGLDDVVIVRTGALSSVTIDSVRRIARVGGGTIWDPAVTAAAEHGLAALHGSSPDVGIAGYSLGGGIGWYARQLGLAANHVTAAEVVIGDGTIVRADADHDPELLWALRGGGGSFGVVTALEFSLFEIPSAYAGLMVFDISRAEEVLRRWSTWAVEAPDQVTASFRVLHLPPLPDLPAFLRGRSVVVIDGAVLASDDRADRILAGLRSLKPELDTFLRVPAASLTRLHMDPEGSGSGISGTAMIRELPEAGIDAFLSAVGDRTSTSLMMGELRQLGGALSHPADGGGAVSHFDGQFLAFGGGPVMSPEVALQVGADAAAFTRALAPWTGGRTYLNFVEDAVDTRQGYDELTWRRLSGIRSAVDPNGVFAANHQVPRLYEDGRPSR encoded by the coding sequence GTGACCATCGACCTCACCGCAGGCCGACCTCAACCCGCCGACTCCACCAGCACCGCTGCTGCCGCATTGCGCGAACTCGCCAGCTGCCCGGTGCACCTCCGGACCGATCCCGGCTACGACGAATCCAGACTTGCCTGGAATCGGGCCGTCGAGCAACGACCCGCCGCGGTGGCCAAACCCAAGACCGCGCACGACGTCTCCCGGCTCGTCCGCCTGGCCGCCGAGCTGGGTCTGCGGATCGCCCCACAGTCCACCGGGCACAACGCCGGCCCTCTTGCTCAGCGCGGCTTGGACGATGTCGTCATCGTCAGGACCGGCGCCCTGTCCTCGGTCACCATCGACTCGGTCCGGCGGATCGCGCGCGTCGGCGGTGGCACCATCTGGGATCCGGCGGTCACCGCGGCGGCCGAGCACGGGTTGGCTGCCTTGCATGGCTCGTCACCCGATGTCGGCATCGCCGGCTACAGCCTCGGCGGTGGCATCGGCTGGTATGCGCGCCAGCTGGGTCTGGCCGCAAATCATGTCACCGCGGCGGAGGTGGTGATCGGCGACGGGACCATCGTCCGGGCCGACGCGGACCATGATCCGGAGCTGCTCTGGGCTCTCCGCGGGGGCGGTGGCAGCTTCGGCGTGGTGACCGCGCTCGAGTTCTCCCTGTTCGAGATCCCCTCCGCGTACGCCGGCTTGATGGTCTTCGACATCAGTCGCGCAGAGGAAGTGCTGCGTCGCTGGTCGACCTGGGCGGTCGAAGCGCCTGACCAGGTCACCGCCTCGTTCCGGGTGCTGCATCTGCCGCCGCTGCCGGATCTGCCGGCCTTCCTGCGAGGGCGCTCGGTTGTCGTGATCGACGGAGCCGTCCTCGCCTCCGATGATCGGGCTGACCGCATCCTGGCTGGTCTGCGCTCACTCAAGCCGGAGCTGGACACGTTCCTGCGGGTGCCGGCGGCTTCGCTGACCAGGCTGCACATGGATCCGGAAGGCTCCGGGTCCGGGATCAGCGGCACGGCGATGATCCGTGAGTTGCCCGAGGCCGGCATCGATGCCTTCCTGTCCGCGGTCGGCGATCGCACGTCGACCTCATTGATGATGGGCGAACTCCGCCAGCTCGGCGGTGCCCTGTCCCACCCCGCCGATGGTGGCGGCGCGGTCTCGCACTTCGACGGGCAGTTCCTGGCCTTCGGTGGCGGCCCTGTGATGTCGCCTGAGGTGGCGTTGCAGGTAGGCGCCGACGCAGCCGCCTTCACGCGGGCGCTGGCGCCGTGGACCGGGGGTCGGACCTACCTCAACTTCGTCGAGGACGCCGTCGACACCCGTCAAGGTTACGACGAGCTGACCTGGCGTCGGCTGTCCGGGATCCGGTCCGCGGTCGACCCGAACGGGGTCTTCGCCGCCAACCACCAGGTGCCTCGGCTCTACGAGGACGGCCGGCCCAGCCGCTGA
- a CDS encoding glycosyltransferase, with product MRVVCSFVGGAGHLHPQIPLHRALAAAGHELTLRGSASATQTAPREIYRTIAGRPDQRSQLADEIAPLAPVDIEHELAVIARHFAGDAARTSAAAISADLASTDLVVCDEVDFGAIGAAQQAGIPVAVVAVAVSGAIVRPRLLHDALTALGHDLGMSGPVRPYGDAFVVPFDPSMRDPAHPAPSNALWMRPDSGAAPQPDGSIVATLGTEFNTESGDLFDRILSALALLDAPATLAVGRDLDPSRFGDQPAHIKIRQYVDLAALVPRASVVLHHGGSGLFLQSVLGGAPQVVFPMGADQPFTADRVHDLGLGRVLDPMTATPDEIARVISAVRADGNMRSRVLALRSSTLALPEPAAVVEHLSRIAR from the coding sequence GTGCGCGTCGTATGCTCCTTCGTCGGCGGGGCCGGTCATCTGCATCCGCAGATTCCCTTGCATCGAGCCCTCGCCGCTGCCGGCCACGAGCTCACGCTGCGAGGGAGCGCCTCTGCGACACAGACCGCTCCCCGCGAGATCTACCGCACCATCGCTGGGCGACCGGATCAGCGAAGCCAGCTTGCAGACGAGATTGCTCCCCTGGCGCCGGTCGACATCGAACACGAGCTGGCGGTCATCGCACGTCACTTTGCCGGCGATGCCGCGCGTACCTCGGCTGCCGCGATCAGTGCCGATTTGGCGAGTACGGACCTCGTTGTCTGCGACGAAGTCGACTTCGGAGCCATCGGGGCAGCGCAGCAGGCAGGCATTCCCGTCGCCGTTGTCGCCGTCGCCGTCTCCGGGGCCATCGTTCGGCCCAGGCTGCTTCACGACGCGCTGACGGCGCTCGGCCACGACCTCGGAATGTCGGGGCCGGTCCGCCCGTACGGTGACGCCTTCGTCGTCCCATTCGACCCGTCCATGCGGGACCCCGCCCATCCCGCACCCTCGAACGCCCTCTGGATGCGTCCCGATTCCGGAGCTGCACCCCAGCCCGACGGCTCGATCGTTGCCACGCTGGGCACAGAGTTCAACACGGAGTCCGGCGATCTGTTCGACCGGATACTCAGCGCCCTCGCCCTGCTCGATGCCCCAGCCACTCTCGCAGTCGGACGCGATCTGGACCCATCGCGATTCGGCGATCAGCCCGCGCACATCAAGATCCGGCAGTACGTCGACCTCGCCGCCCTGGTTCCTCGTGCCAGTGTTGTTCTTCACCATGGTGGTAGCGGGTTGTTCCTGCAGTCCGTCCTGGGTGGAGCGCCCCAGGTCGTGTTCCCGATGGGAGCCGACCAGCCGTTCACCGCCGACCGCGTACATGACCTGGGCTTGGGTCGAGTCCTGGATCCCATGACTGCGACGCCGGACGAGATCGCCAGAGTCATTTCGGCGGTTCGGGCAGACGGGAACATGCGTAGCCGAGTCTTGGCCCTCCGTAGCTCGACCTTGGCGCTACCCGAGCCTGCCGCAGTTGTCGAGCACCTCAGCCGCATTGCTCGCTGA
- a CDS encoding DUF6884 domain-containing protein: MSYDVLLVSCSYEKLDHPTEARELYSADRFRLARSYAERSSSPWFILSGEHALVRPRDWLAPYDTDLNEMPSHYRSAWGLWVVAKLTTICGDLDGLVVEIHAPQSYVDPISAPLAAAGATLQLPLAGVAWSEWSTWYRRIPECGA; the protein is encoded by the coding sequence GTGAGCTACGACGTGTTGCTGGTGAGCTGCTCGTACGAGAAGCTCGACCATCCAACAGAGGCACGCGAGCTCTACAGCGCTGATCGGTTCCGGCTGGCCCGCAGTTACGCCGAACGGTCTTCGTCGCCGTGGTTCATCTTGTCCGGTGAGCATGCACTCGTTCGACCACGCGACTGGCTCGCACCCTACGACACGGACCTCAACGAGATGCCGTCGCACTACCGGTCGGCGTGGGGACTGTGGGTGGTTGCCAAGCTGACCACAATCTGCGGCGACCTCGACGGTCTCGTGGTGGAGATTCACGCACCCCAGTCGTACGTCGACCCGATTTCCGCGCCCCTGGCAGCCGCCGGAGCGACCCTGCAACTGCCACTCGCCGGTGTGGCATGGAGTGAGTGGTCCACTTGGTATCGACGCATTCCTGAATGCGGCGCCTGA
- a CDS encoding MFS transporter, whose product MNLRNRRVDLPPGFRRFWWGEAVSGFGTAVTLLALQTLVVVTLHGGAVEVGWLSSARWLPYLVLGLVVGALVDRVRRRPVMVATDLIRAILLGAIPVTWLLGVLTFPLLLVIVLLFGTVTLVNDAASMSFVPRLVPRDQLQRAHARLDGADAVAQTAGPAVAGALIRVIGAPLAVLVDAISYLFSAAMVATLRSVPEPAAASSAKLDVRALTAEIRDGVRWVYGGSGLARLAAGTHTWFAAQATLLVAVAPYAFLQLDLSAFQLGLVYGAAGVGALGGAVLSTTLGHRLGTGGAIICAYAVSGGAVVVMLAAGFVPAGWTAAAVLGVGQFGHGWAMGLSNSHEMTYRQALTPDGLQARTNTTMRSLNRAVVVVVSPLAGLAADRLGFAPTLAAAAMIFVVAAAILALSPIRRARIS is encoded by the coding sequence GTGAATCTCCGGAACCGGCGCGTAGATCTGCCACCGGGATTCCGGCGCTTCTGGTGGGGCGAGGCGGTTTCGGGCTTCGGCACCGCTGTGACGTTGTTGGCGCTGCAGACGCTGGTAGTAGTGACGCTCCACGGCGGCGCGGTGGAGGTGGGCTGGCTCAGCTCGGCGCGTTGGTTGCCGTATCTGGTTCTGGGTCTGGTCGTCGGGGCGCTGGTCGATCGCGTCCGGCGTCGACCGGTGATGGTCGCCACCGACTTGATCCGAGCCATCTTGCTGGGAGCGATCCCCGTCACCTGGCTGCTCGGCGTCCTCACGTTTCCTTTGTTGCTGGTCATCGTGCTTCTGTTCGGAACTGTCACCCTGGTCAACGACGCGGCCTCGATGTCCTTCGTGCCGCGATTGGTCCCCCGCGACCAACTGCAGCGCGCCCATGCTCGGCTGGATGGTGCAGATGCGGTCGCTCAAACGGCGGGCCCCGCCGTTGCCGGCGCGCTGATCCGAGTCATCGGTGCACCGCTGGCAGTGCTTGTCGACGCGATCAGCTATCTGTTCTCGGCGGCGATGGTCGCCACCTTGCGCAGCGTTCCCGAACCGGCTGCCGCGTCGTCGGCGAAGCTGGACGTTCGGGCGCTCACTGCGGAGATCCGGGACGGCGTGCGGTGGGTCTATGGCGGCTCGGGCCTTGCTCGGCTGGCAGCAGGGACCCACACGTGGTTCGCCGCCCAGGCAACACTGCTGGTGGCGGTGGCGCCGTACGCATTCCTGCAGCTCGATCTATCGGCATTCCAGCTCGGTCTGGTCTACGGAGCCGCTGGTGTCGGCGCCCTGGGTGGCGCCGTGCTGAGCACCACGCTCGGCCACCGGCTCGGCACCGGCGGAGCCATCATCTGTGCGTACGCGGTCTCCGGCGGTGCCGTCGTCGTCATGCTCGCCGCGGGATTCGTCCCCGCTGGTTGGACAGCCGCAGCCGTGTTGGGCGTGGGCCAGTTCGGCCATGGCTGGGCCATGGGTCTCAGCAACTCACACGAGATGACCTATCGGCAAGCGCTCACCCCGGACGGGCTCCAGGCTCGTACGAACACCACGATGCGTTCGCTGAACCGGGCGGTCGTCGTGGTCGTCTCCCCACTTGCCGGTCTCGCCGCCGACCGCCTCGGCTTCGCTCCGACACTCGCTGCGGCCGCGATGATCTTCGTCGTGGCGGCCGCGATCCTGGCGCTCTCGCCCATTCGGCGAGCACGGATCAGCTGA